The proteins below come from a single Miscanthus floridulus cultivar M001 chromosome 1, ASM1932011v1, whole genome shotgun sequence genomic window:
- the LOC136469757 gene encoding uncharacterized protein, producing MAEEMMAADELVFPGLDGGLLAGDNVEPAQQRTSLRWTEPMSAFVLKQICQLIITGVRTDKGFKEVHLNKVAKALQEFCGHEVSGTQVYNHLRKWRQRWVKLSKLRDLSGAQWDEDNCMIVLEEEHYNGHTKDHPNDAPLLNKPIQHYKQMMVIFANGQATGKWAMGSNEPLGTPSDCAESSLKTEILNSGKTVTPEDTKSEGGVGNKRKRSMLAEEDVVLFTGMAAAVKDVADAIRSTKVEDSHPELYGAVMFVSGFTEEALICAYGHLLDNKALGSAFVKMSDSHRELWLRTYLAKHYYM from the exons ATGGCTGAGGAGATGATGGCTGCTGATGAGCTTGTGTTCCCTGGACTGGATGGTGGTCTTTTGGCTGGTGACAATGTG GAACCTGCTCAGCAGAGGACCTCTCTGAGGTGGACTGAGCCCATGTCTGCCTTTGTGCTGAAGCAGATATGCCAGCTCATTATCACTGGAGTGAGGACTGATAAGGGCTTCAAAGAAGTGCACCTGAACAAGGTGGCAAAGGCCTTGCAAGAGTTCTGTGGTCATGAAGTTAGTGGTACCCAGGTGTACAACCACCTAAGGAAGTGGAGACAGAGGTGGGTGAAACTGTCCAAGCTGAGGGACCTTAGTGGAGCTCAGTGGGATGAGGACAACTGCATGATTGTTCTTGAGGAGGAACACTACAATGGTCATACCAAG GACCACCCCAATGATGCTCCACTGCTCAACAAGCCCATACAACACtacaagcagatgatggtcatctttGCCAATGGTCAGGCAACAGGCAAGTGGGCTATGGGCTCCAATGAGCCACTTGGCACACCATCTGACTGTGCTGAGAGCTCACTGAAGACTGAGATCCTGAACAGTGGCAAGACTGTGACTCCTGAGGATACCAAGAGTGAGGGAGGAGTTGGTAACAAGAGGAAGAGATCCATGCTGGCAGAAGAGGATGTTGTTCTGTTCACTGGCATGGCAGCGGCAGTGAAGGATGTTGCTGATGCTATTAGGTCGACCAAGGTTGAGGATTCCCACCCTGAGCTGTATGGTGCTGTTATGTTTGTGTCAGGCTTCACTGAAGAAGCACTGATATGTGCTTATGGCCATCTACTGGACAACAAGGCCTTGGGTTCAGCTTTTGTCAAGATGTCTGACTCTCACCGTGAGCTGTGGCTAAGGACCTACTTGGCCAAGCACTACTACATGTGA